A region of Gracilinanus agilis isolate LMUSP501 chromosome 3, AgileGrace, whole genome shotgun sequence DNA encodes the following proteins:
- the FDX1 gene encoding adrenodoxin, mitochondrial, translating into MAAPGSVKLLLAASAAFGAASRRCLFLAGAGKPGGHGELDRENAACRGASRGFSLSAPSRRSSEDKITIHFVNRDGEKLTTQGKVGDTLLDVVVNNNLDIDGFGACEGTLACSTCHLVFEEHVFGKLEAITDEENDMLDLAYGLTDTSRLGCQISLTKSMNNMTVRVPEAVADARQSMDLGKNS; encoded by the exons ATGGCGGCTCCAGGCTCTGTCAAGCTCTTGCTTGCCGCGTCGGCGGCGTTCGGGGCTGCGTCCCGCCGTTGCCTCTTCCTCGCCGGAGCCGGGAAGCCAGGCGGGCACGGGGAGCTAGACCGGGAAAATGCCGCTTGCCGGGGGGCGAGCCGGGGCTTCAGCTTGTCTGCCCCGAGCCGGCGCAG ctCAGAAGATAAGATAACTATTCATTTTGTAAACCGGGATGGTGAGAAATTAACAACCCAAGGAAAAGTTGGTGACACACTACTAGAtgttgttgttaataataatCTAGACATTGATGGGTTTG GTGCCTGTGAAGGAACATTGGCTTGTTCCACTTGTCATCTTGTCTTTGAAGAACACGTATTTGGAAAGTTAGAAGCTATTACTGATGAGGAGAATGACATGCTTGATCTGGCCTATGGACTAACAGATAC ATCACGTTTGGGCTGCCAAATCTCTTTAACAAAGTCTATGAACAATATGACTGTCCGAGTACCTGAAGCAGTCGCTGATGCAAGGCAATCCATGGATCTGGGCAAGAACTCATAA